The uncultured Cohaesibacter sp. genome window below encodes:
- the glpX gene encoding class II fructose-bisphosphatase has product MSEIREAPVLDRILTLEIVRVVERAAVSAARLRGHGNEKAADQAAVDAMRRELNQLPIKGRVVIGEGERDEAPMLYIGEEVGNNQGPKVDIALDPLEGTTLCAKNQPNSLAVIAIADEGSLLNAPDVYMDKIAIGPGYPKGLVDLDRTPAENLNALAKAKDVKVSDLNVCILDRPRHAKLIEDVRATGAAIRLIGDGDVQGIIHITDPDESGMDIYMGIGGAPEGVLAASALRCIGGQMQGRLVINNEEQLQRAIRMGISDPSKKFELIELAGGDVTFAATGVTDGNMLSGVKFGRNIIKTQTVVMRSSTGTVRWVETEHRQFEKFHLD; this is encoded by the coding sequence ATGAGTGAAATCAGAGAAGCACCGGTACTGGATCGAATCCTGACTCTCGAGATCGTTCGCGTGGTTGAACGAGCAGCCGTTTCTGCGGCACGCCTGAGAGGTCATGGCAACGAAAAGGCTGCCGACCAGGCCGCAGTGGATGCGATGCGCCGCGAATTGAACCAACTGCCTATCAAGGGGCGTGTGGTTATCGGTGAAGGCGAGCGTGACGAAGCACCGATGCTCTACATCGGCGAAGAAGTGGGCAACAATCAGGGTCCTAAAGTGGACATCGCCCTTGACCCGCTTGAAGGCACGACACTCTGCGCCAAGAACCAGCCGAACTCTCTGGCCGTGATCGCCATCGCCGACGAAGGCAGTCTGCTCAACGCTCCTGACGTTTACATGGACAAGATTGCCATTGGTCCCGGCTATCCCAAGGGGCTGGTCGATCTCGATCGGACACCGGCAGAAAACCTCAATGCTCTCGCAAAGGCAAAGGATGTAAAGGTCTCCGACCTCAACGTCTGCATCCTTGATCGTCCTCGTCACGCAAAACTCATCGAGGATGTCCGGGCGACCGGCGCTGCCATCCGCCTCATTGGTGACGGCGATGTGCAGGGCATCATCCATATTACCGACCCCGATGAATCCGGCATGGATATCTATATGGGTATCGGCGGTGCACCGGAAGGTGTTCTGGCTGCTTCAGCCCTGCGCTGTATCGGTGGTCAGATGCAGGGACGCCTCGTCATCAACAACGAAGAACAGCTGCAGCGCGCCATTCGTATGGGCATTTCCGATCCGTCCAAGAAGTTCGAACTCATCGAACTGGCTGGTGGCGATGTGACCTTCGCAGCCACCGGTGTCACGGACGGCAACATGCTCTCCGGCGTCAAGTTCGGCCGCAACATCATCAAGACCCAGACCGTGGTCATGCGCTCATCCACCGGTACCGTCCGCTGGGTTGAAACAGAACACCGCCAGTTCGAGAAATTCCATCTCGATTGA